One genomic segment of Desulfurispora thermophila DSM 16022 includes these proteins:
- a CDS encoding response regulator — translation MAFPMEERDRPRILVVEDEPDLARFLQLELNHAGYQAATAANGYEALGRMAEEWDLIILDLMLPGLDGLEVCRRIRQTSVVPVIMLTARDSVADKVCGLDSGADDYLTKPFAVEELLARVRARLRSVGTARQSGEKIVVGDLVVCPGTRMVWREGQLIQLSRREFDLLVYLAENSGIVLSRETILSRVWGYDYYGSTNIVDVYVRYLRAKIDEPFARRLLHTVRGVGYTLREEI, via the coding sequence ATGGCTTTTCCCATGGAAGAGAGAGATAGACCGCGTATTCTGGTGGTGGAGGACGAGCCCGACCTGGCCCGCTTCCTGCAACTGGAATTGAACCATGCCGGTTACCAGGCGGCAACAGCAGCAAATGGATATGAGGCGCTGGGACGGATGGCCGAAGAATGGGATCTGATAATTCTGGATCTGATGCTGCCCGGTCTGGACGGTCTGGAAGTCTGCCGCCGTATACGCCAGACCAGCGTTGTACCTGTCATTATGCTCACGGCCCGCGATTCCGTGGCGGATAAAGTGTGCGGTCTGGACAGCGGTGCGGATGATTACCTGACCAAACCGTTTGCCGTGGAAGAACTACTGGCCAGGGTGCGGGCGCGGCTTCGCTCTGTGGGAACCGCCCGGCAAAGTGGTGAAAAGATTGTTGTTGGCGATCTGGTAGTCTGTCCCGGTACGCGCATGGTGTGGAGAGAAGGGCAATTAATCCAGCTTTCGCGCCGTGAATTTGATTTGCTGGTTTACCTGGCGGAAAACAGCGGGATAGTCTTGAGCCGCGAAACCATTCTGTCGCGCGTCTGGGGGTATGATTACTACGGCAGCACCAACATTGTGGATGTATATGTCCGTTATTTACGGGCCAAAATAGACGAGCCCTTTGCCCGGCGGCTGCTGCATACCGTGCGCGGCGTGGGGTATACGTTGCGGGAGGAAATATGA
- a CDS encoding sensor histidine kinase, with amino-acid sequence MRSLSWRLTVWYAVILLLILLLCGVAAFWGMRYLLYSEAAHELSNALATLQRLAGSEPENGDLEHMDLEDPELVVVADNGLLMVQIVAADGRVLNKSRSLGQKLLPRQYSGPPAVLTWDGQKIMLAGAWLAGGARVQIARPLVREDGFLHTLLLVLALLGCAGLVLAVAGGRLISRAALQPVYQLINMARQITTSDLSRRIQLPVVRDELYLLAENFNQMLDRLEQGFKSQQEFVTAASHDLRTPLTVIKSYTDMLRRWGKEDPQVLEEAVVALGRAVHVMERLVNDLLLLARMQTGLPLNMLPVALGELVSETAREAAAVAGNVTVYQDVQGNPVVMADEHYLRRALWALVDNAIKYNRPQGEVVIKLEQALGQTPGRAQAIISVTDTGPGIAEEKIPRLFERFYRGDPARGSRGFGLGLALAREIVEAHKGRMEVSSRLGEGSCFKMILPLPGQDDCTR; translated from the coding sequence GTGCGTTCGCTCTCCTGGCGATTAACGGTGTGGTATGCGGTGATTTTGCTCCTGATACTGCTGTTGTGCGGTGTGGCAGCATTCTGGGGCATGCGTTACCTGCTTTATAGCGAGGCGGCACATGAATTGAGCAACGCTCTGGCTACTCTGCAGCGTTTGGCCGGCTCCGAGCCGGAAAATGGCGACCTGGAGCATATGGATCTGGAAGATCCTGAACTGGTGGTCGTGGCTGATAATGGCTTGCTGATGGTACAAATTGTTGCCGCGGATGGGCGGGTTTTAAACAAGTCGCGCTCACTGGGACAAAAATTACTGCCCCGCCAGTACAGTGGGCCCCCGGCAGTGCTTACATGGGACGGGCAGAAAATAATGCTGGCCGGGGCATGGCTGGCGGGTGGAGCGCGGGTGCAGATAGCCAGACCCCTGGTACGGGAGGATGGTTTCTTACACACGCTGTTATTAGTGCTGGCATTGCTGGGTTGTGCCGGCCTGGTGCTGGCGGTGGCCGGTGGCCGGCTGATTTCCCGGGCGGCGCTCCAGCCGGTGTATCAGCTGATTAACATGGCCCGCCAGATCACCACCAGCGACTTGAGCCGCCGCATACAATTGCCGGTGGTGCGGGATGAGTTGTACCTGCTGGCGGAAAATTTCAATCAAATGCTGGATCGCCTGGAGCAGGGTTTTAAAAGCCAGCAGGAGTTCGTAACTGCGGCATCACATGACCTGCGCACACCGCTGACGGTGATAAAGAGCTATACCGATATGCTGCGCCGCTGGGGAAAAGAAGACCCGCAGGTGCTGGAAGAGGCTGTAGTGGCTCTGGGCAGGGCGGTGCATGTTATGGAGCGGCTGGTCAATGATTTGCTGCTGCTGGCCCGCATGCAAACCGGCCTGCCGCTAAATATGCTACCGGTCGCCCTGGGTGAGCTGGTCAGCGAGACCGCGCGCGAGGCTGCGGCAGTGGCGGGGAATGTAACCGTGTACCAGGACGTGCAGGGTAATCCGGTAGTAATGGCCGATGAGCATTATTTACGCCGCGCGCTCTGGGCACTGGTGGACAACGCTATAAAATACAACCGGCCCCAGGGTGAAGTTGTCATAAAACTGGAGCAAGCTTTGGGACAGACACCGGGGCGGGCGCAGGCAATTATTTCGGTCACGGATACAGGTCCGGGAATAGCGGAGGAAAAAATACCCAGGCTTTTTGAGCGCTTCTACCGGGGCGACCCGGCCCGCGGTTCCCGGGGCTTTGGTCTGGGTTTGGCCCTGGCCAGGGAAATTGTGGAGGCTCACAAGGGCAGAATGGAGGTGAGCAGCAGGTTGGGTGAGGGCAGTTGTTTTAAAATGATTCTACCATTACCGGGACAGGATGATTGCACCAGGTAA
- the gcvT gene encoding glycine cleavage system aminomethyltransferase GcvT gives MPEARKTPLYDMHLKHGGKMVDFAGWLLPVEYSGIIHEHRMVREKAGLFDVSHMGEIVVSGPQAGEFLQYMTTNDVARLARGQICYSLLCYEDGGVVDDILIYKLGPEEFLLVVNAANTAKDLAWLEQHARPGVQIRDMSNQYAQLALQGPRAEKILQPLTDKDLAALKYYWFYPQAVVAGIPCLLSRTGYTGEPGFELYVAPEKAAALWEALLAAGGEDVVPAGLGARDTLRMEVKLPLYGHELGPDITPLQAGLGYFVKLDKGDFIGRAALQAEKAAGPARRLVELVALEKGIPRAGYPVRCQGREVGRVTSGGYAPTLDKFIALALVESECDRPGEMLEIVVRGRGIKARLERGIFLPPFNRRGK, from the coding sequence ATGCCGGAAGCCAGAAAAACCCCCCTTTACGACATGCACCTCAAGCACGGCGGCAAAATGGTGGACTTTGCCGGCTGGCTTTTGCCGGTGGAGTACAGCGGCATTATCCACGAGCACAGAATGGTGCGGGAAAAGGCCGGCCTGTTCGACGTTTCCCACATGGGGGAAATTGTGGTCAGCGGGCCGCAGGCCGGAGAGTTTTTGCAGTACATGACCACCAACGATGTGGCCCGCCTGGCCCGGGGGCAGATCTGCTATTCGCTTTTGTGTTATGAAGACGGCGGTGTGGTGGACGACATACTAATTTACAAACTGGGGCCGGAGGAGTTTCTGCTGGTGGTCAACGCGGCCAACACGGCCAAGGATCTGGCCTGGCTGGAGCAACACGCCCGTCCCGGGGTGCAAATCCGGGATATGTCGAACCAGTACGCCCAGCTGGCCCTGCAGGGTCCGCGGGCGGAAAAAATCCTGCAGCCCCTGACGGACAAAGACCTGGCCGCTTTGAAATACTACTGGTTTTACCCGCAGGCGGTGGTAGCGGGCATCCCCTGTCTGCTCTCGCGCACCGGTTACACCGGCGAGCCCGGCTTTGAGCTCTATGTGGCGCCGGAAAAGGCTGCCGCCCTGTGGGAAGCGCTGCTGGCCGCCGGGGGCGAGGATGTGGTGCCGGCCGGCCTGGGGGCACGGGACACCCTGCGCATGGAGGTCAAGCTGCCCCTGTACGGCCACGAACTGGGCCCGGACATCACGCCCCTGCAGGCCGGGCTGGGATACTTTGTCAAGCTGGACAAGGGCGACTTTATCGGCCGGGCCGCCCTGCAGGCCGAAAAAGCGGCCGGACCGGCGCGGCGGCTGGTGGAACTGGTCGCGCTGGAAAAGGGCATCCCCCGCGCCGGCTACCCGGTGCGCTGCCAGGGGAGGGAAGTGGGCCGCGTCACCAGCGGGGGCTATGCGCCCACCCTGGACAAATTCATCGCCCTGGCCCTGGTGGAGAGCGAGTGCGACCGGCCGGGCGAGATGCTGGAAATTGTGGTGCGCGGCCGGGGCATCAAGGCCCGCCTGGAGCGGGGCATTTTTCTGCCGCCTTTTAACCGGCGGGGAAAGTAG
- the gcvH gene encoding glycine cleavage system protein GcvH, which produces MQVKEGLYYSREHEWVRVEGDLAYIGITDHAQHHLGDVVYVELPAVGSSFAAHEVIGVIESVKAVADMHTPVSGTVEQVNSELEGQPQLLNSDPYGAWIACLRLENPAELDELLDAAGYEAFCREQE; this is translated from the coding sequence ATGCAAGTAAAAGAAGGACTGTACTACTCCCGCGAACACGAATGGGTGCGGGTGGAAGGCGATCTGGCCTACATCGGCATCACCGACCACGCCCAGCACCACCTGGGCGACGTGGTCTACGTGGAACTGCCGGCCGTGGGCAGCAGCTTTGCCGCCCACGAGGTCATCGGCGTTATCGAATCGGTTAAAGCCGTGGCCGACATGCACACGCCGGTGAGCGGCACGGTGGAGCAGGTGAACAGCGAGCTGGAAGGCCAGCCCCAGCTATTAAACAGCGACCCCTACGGGGCCTGGATTGCCTGCCTGCGGCTGGAAAACCCCGCCGAACTTGATGAACTGCTGGACGCCGCCGGGTACGAAGCCTTTTGCCGGGAACAGGAATAA
- the gcvPA gene encoding aminomethyl-transferring glycine dehydrogenase subunit GcvPA, producing MYVPNPPRVRQQMLAELGLKSLDELFADIPEQLKIKGELQLEERRDPLQLQRELAALADKNTPAGTRPCFLGAGAYDHYIPPLVEQLLLRSEFFTAYTPYQAELSQGILQAIFEYQTMICQLTGLDVANASLYDGASALAEAVSLAVDVTRRRKVLLAATLHPACRQVVQTYAAGDRYQLVDVSAPRGVLTVADVESLLDKDTACLVVQHPNFYGCVETALAELAATVHGAGGLLIVVANPVALGLLKPPGQLGADVVVGEGQPLGAPLSFGGPYLGFMAVRQDFVRRIPGRLSGQTVDREGRRAFVLTLQAREQHIRRARASSNICSNQALCALAATMYLAAVGPRGLHSIARRCHQLALYARQRLTEKGFELLFSQPFFHEFAIKIADPAAANRRLFQQGMIGGYELPGALLLAFTEKRTRAEIDRLVEVLGGEMA from the coding sequence ATGTATGTCCCCAACCCGCCCCGGGTGCGGCAGCAAATGCTGGCCGAACTGGGCCTGAAAAGCCTGGACGAACTTTTTGCCGATATTCCGGAGCAGCTGAAAATCAAGGGGGAACTGCAACTGGAAGAGCGGCGCGACCCGCTGCAATTGCAGCGCGAACTGGCCGCCCTGGCCGACAAGAACACACCCGCCGGCACCCGGCCCTGTTTTCTGGGCGCCGGTGCCTACGATCACTACATTCCGCCCCTGGTGGAGCAGCTGCTGCTGCGCAGCGAGTTTTTCACCGCCTACACGCCCTACCAGGCCGAACTGAGCCAGGGCATTCTGCAGGCCATTTTTGAATACCAGACCATGATCTGCCAGCTCACCGGCCTGGATGTAGCCAACGCCTCGCTTTACGACGGGGCCAGCGCCCTGGCCGAGGCGGTCAGCCTGGCCGTGGATGTCACCCGGCGGCGCAAGGTGCTGCTGGCCGCCACATTGCACCCGGCCTGCCGGCAGGTGGTACAGACCTATGCGGCCGGCGACCGCTACCAGCTGGTGGATGTGTCCGCCCCCCGGGGCGTGCTCACCGTGGCGGATGTGGAAAGCCTGCTGGATAAAGATACCGCCTGTCTGGTGGTGCAGCACCCCAACTTCTACGGCTGTGTGGAAACCGCTCTGGCCGAACTGGCCGCCACTGTGCACGGCGCCGGCGGGTTGCTCATTGTGGTGGCCAACCCCGTGGCCCTGGGGCTGTTAAAGCCGCCCGGCCAGCTGGGGGCCGATGTGGTGGTGGGCGAAGGTCAGCCCCTGGGGGCCCCTTTGAGCTTCGGCGGTCCCTACCTGGGTTTCATGGCCGTGCGGCAGGATTTTGTGCGCCGCATTCCCGGCCGCCTTTCCGGTCAGACTGTGGACCGGGAGGGCCGGCGGGCCTTTGTGCTCACCCTGCAGGCCCGCGAACAGCACATCCGCCGGGCCCGGGCCAGTTCCAACATCTGCTCCAACCAGGCCCTCTGCGCTCTGGCCGCCACCATGTACCTGGCGGCGGTGGGGCCCCGCGGTTTGCACAGCATAGCCCGGCGCTGCCACCAGCTGGCCCTGTACGCCAGGCAGCGGCTGACCGAAAAGGGTTTTGAATTGCTCTTTAGCCAGCCCTTTTTCCACGAGTTTGCCATCAAAATAGCCGACCCGGCCGCCGCCAACCGGCGCCTTTTCCAGCAGGGTATGATTGGCGGTTACGAACTGCCCGGCGCGCTGCTGCTGGCTTTCACTGAAAAAAGAACCCGGGCGGAAATCGACCGCCTGGTGGAAGTGCTGGGAGGGGAGATGGCATGA
- the gcvPB gene encoding aminomethyl-transferring glycine dehydrogenase subunit GcvPB, producing MSQLIFEKSVPGSNSFALGLSDLPADLQSDIPAAMLRDEPPPLPDVAEVEVVRHFTALSKKAYGVDDGFYPLGSCTMKYNPRIGEWAARLSGFTAAHPAQPADQVQGCLELMYRLERLLCEITGMHRFTLQPAAGAHGELVGALIIKAYHTARGDLKRNIILVPDSAHGTNPATANMVGFKVVEIKSDGRGLVDLEQLQKAVSEQVAGLMLTNPNTLGLFEENIGQIARIVHDAGGLLYYDGANLNGIMGVARPGDMGFDIVHLNLHKTFAAPHGGGGPGAGPVGVKDFLSQFLPVPLVEQKEGRYYLDYDRPASIGRVLAWHGNFAVLVKAFTYLLGLGAAGVKEACQNAVLNANYLRRHIGRLLPVPYDRLCKHEFVATGKELKKKYGVSTLDMAKRLLDYGYHPPTVYFPLIVEEALMIEPTETESKERLDRFIRTMQAIVQEAAENPQLLKDAPRRTPVRRLDETAAARQPVLRWHPEGAVK from the coding sequence ATGAGCCAGTTGATTTTTGAAAAGAGTGTGCCCGGCAGCAACTCCTTTGCTCTGGGTTTGAGCGACCTGCCGGCCGATCTGCAGTCCGACATCCCGGCGGCCATGCTGCGCGATGAGCCGCCCCCCCTGCCCGATGTGGCCGAGGTGGAAGTGGTGCGCCATTTTACCGCCCTCAGCAAAAAGGCCTATGGTGTGGACGACGGCTTCTATCCCCTGGGTTCCTGCACCATGAAATACAACCCGCGCATTGGCGAGTGGGCGGCCCGCCTGTCCGGCTTTACCGCGGCGCACCCGGCCCAGCCAGCGGATCAGGTACAGGGCTGCCTGGAGCTGATGTACCGCCTGGAGCGCCTGCTCTGCGAAATCACGGGCATGCACCGCTTCACCCTGCAGCCGGCGGCCGGCGCCCACGGCGAGCTGGTGGGCGCTCTGATCATCAAGGCCTATCATACAGCGCGGGGTGATTTAAAACGCAACATCATCCTGGTGCCCGACTCGGCCCACGGCACCAACCCGGCCACGGCCAACATGGTGGGCTTTAAAGTGGTGGAGATAAAATCCGACGGGCGGGGTCTGGTGGACCTGGAGCAATTGCAAAAAGCGGTAAGCGAACAGGTGGCCGGGTTGATGCTCACCAACCCCAACACCCTGGGTCTTTTTGAAGAAAATATTGGCCAGATTGCCCGAATTGTGCATGATGCCGGTGGCCTTTTATACTACGACGGGGCCAACCTGAACGGGATTATGGGCGTGGCCCGGCCGGGCGATATGGGCTTTGACATTGTGCATCTCAACCTGCACAAGACCTTTGCCGCGCCCCACGGCGGGGGCGGTCCGGGTGCCGGGCCGGTGGGCGTAAAGGACTTTTTGAGCCAGTTTTTGCCCGTGCCCCTGGTGGAACAAAAAGAGGGCCGCTACTACCTGGATTACGACCGTCCCGCCTCCATCGGCCGGGTGCTGGCCTGGCACGGCAACTTCGCCGTGTTGGTCAAGGCCTTTACCTACCTGCTGGGCCTGGGCGCCGCCGGGGTGAAGGAAGCCTGCCAGAACGCGGTGTTAAACGCCAACTACCTGCGCCGGCATATTGGCCGGCTGCTGCCCGTGCCCTACGACCGGCTGTGCAAGCACGAATTTGTGGCTACGGGCAAGGAGCTGAAGAAAAAGTACGGCGTGAGCACACTGGATATGGCCAAACGCCTGCTGGATTACGGCTACCATCCGCCCACCGTGTACTTTCCGCTGATTGTGGAAGAGGCGCTGATGATTGAGCCCACCGAGACCGAGAGCAAGGAGCGCCTGGACCGGTTCATCCGCACCATGCAGGCCATTGTGCAGGAGGCGGCGGAAAACCCGCAGCTTTTGAAAGATGCGCCCCGGCGCACGCCGGTGCGCCGCCTGGACGAAACCGCGGCCGCCCGCCAGCCCGTGCTGCGCTGGCATCCCGAGGGGGCAGTTAAATGA
- the lpdA gene encoding dihydrolipoyl dehydrogenase: MSGYDLLIIGGGPGGYTAAIRARQLGMSVGLVEKDALGGTCLNRGCIPTKTYYHQAALARQLRQAAQHNFQVQWQFDMAGARARKDKIVAGLAGGIAGLLRGYKVEVRQGAAQLLGPGRVLVEGEEIAARRVLLATGSQVSRPPLLGAGLPGVLTSDEMLDLDRVPASLVVIGGGVVGLELAGIMNAFGSRVTVLELLPEILPALDREIVRRLVLALKKQGITLVTGAGVTGIRQQDGLLQVDYTMGGKEQSAAGEMVLLSAGRRPCTEGVAAAGLGLDEKGFVQVDENYQTSLPGVYAVGDVKGGYMLAHVAAEEGVAAVENMAGHAVRVAYHAVPACLFTFPEVATVGLSQEAAAARGINCRIGRMSFAASGMASAMGETEGMVKVVAGEDGTVLGVHIIGPQAAEIIPAASLLVRQGARIDDVAGTIFPHPVLGEALREAVLAAANRAIHTLPGR; encoded by the coding sequence ATGAGCGGATACGACCTGTTGATCATTGGGGGCGGGCCGGGCGGCTACACGGCGGCCATCCGGGCCCGCCAGCTGGGTATGAGCGTGGGTCTGGTGGAAAAAGATGCCCTGGGCGGCACCTGTCTCAACCGCGGCTGCATTCCCACCAAGACCTACTACCACCAGGCCGCCCTGGCCCGCCAGCTGCGGCAGGCTGCGCAGCATAACTTCCAGGTGCAGTGGCAGTTTGACATGGCCGGGGCCCGGGCCCGCAAGGACAAGATTGTGGCCGGCCTGGCCGGCGGCATTGCCGGCCTGCTGCGCGGCTACAAAGTGGAGGTGCGGCAGGGAGCAGCGCAATTGCTCGGCCCCGGCCGGGTGCTGGTGGAAGGGGAGGAAATAGCCGCGCGGCGGGTGCTGCTGGCCACCGGTTCGCAGGTCAGCCGCCCGCCTCTGCTCGGTGCCGGCCTGCCCGGCGTGCTCACCAGTGATGAAATGCTGGATCTGGACAGGGTGCCGGCCAGCCTGGTGGTGATTGGCGGCGGCGTGGTGGGTCTGGAGCTGGCCGGGATTATGAACGCTTTTGGCAGCCGGGTCACCGTGCTGGAACTGCTGCCCGAAATCCTGCCCGCCCTGGACCGGGAGATTGTCCGCCGCCTGGTGCTGGCTTTGAAAAAGCAGGGCATCACCCTGGTCACCGGGGCCGGTGTGACCGGCATCCGGCAGCAGGATGGGCTTTTGCAGGTGGACTACACGATGGGCGGCAAGGAACAGAGTGCGGCCGGGGAAATGGTGCTGCTTTCCGCCGGCCGCCGCCCCTGCACAGAGGGCGTGGCGGCCGCCGGCCTGGGGCTGGATGAGAAGGGCTTTGTGCAGGTGGACGAAAACTACCAGACCAGCCTGCCCGGTGTGTATGCCGTGGGCGATGTGAAGGGCGGCTACATGCTGGCCCATGTGGCCGCCGAGGAGGGCGTAGCCGCCGTGGAAAACATGGCCGGTCACGCCGTCCGGGTGGCTTACCACGCCGTGCCCGCCTGCCTGTTCACCTTCCCCGAGGTGGCTACCGTGGGCCTTTCGCAGGAGGCGGCCGCCGCCCGGGGGATAAACTGCCGCATTGGCCGCATGAGCTTCGCCGCCAGCGGCATGGCCAGCGCCATGGGCGAGACCGAGGGAATGGTCAAAGTGGTGGCCGGTGAGGACGGCACAGTGCTGGGCGTACACATCATCGGGCCCCAGGCGGCCGAGATCATCCCGGCGGCCAGCCTGCTGGTGCGCCAGGGCGCCCGCATAGACGATGTAGCCGGCACCATCTTTCCCCACCCGGTACTGGGCGAGGCCCTGCGGGAGGCCGTGCTGGCCGCCGCCAACCGGGCCATCCACACCCTGCCGGGCCGCTGA
- a CDS encoding lipoate--protein ligase, protein MLYYVENPSLDAAYNLALEEYLLTGKEQEFFLLWQDRCAIVVGRNQNTEEQINRQFVQQRGVQVVRRLTGGGAVYHDLGNLNFTFIVNSVEAEFAFARFARPLVQYLQSLGVPAGLAGRNDVVIQGKKISGNAACHHRGRLLHHGTIMFDVELDDLVQSLQVDPEKISSKGVDSVRSRVTNIKPYLPPGMTLEQFREGLRARVEEEYGGLVLYRLEAAELAAVEKLAREKYASPAWVYGQSPVYNVRQSHRFPWGQLDLRLQVEEGVIKQCRIFGDFFARQDLAPLEEWFAGRPFDRPALEAALDETWVCSFLPELGREELLDVLFA, encoded by the coding sequence ATGCTGTATTATGTGGAAAACCCCTCTCTGGACGCCGCCTACAATCTGGCCCTGGAAGAATACCTGCTCACCGGGAAGGAGCAGGAGTTCTTCCTGCTCTGGCAGGACCGCTGCGCCATTGTGGTGGGGCGCAATCAGAACACTGAAGAGCAGATCAACCGGCAGTTCGTGCAGCAGCGGGGCGTACAGGTGGTGCGCCGTCTGACCGGTGGCGGGGCGGTCTACCACGACCTGGGCAATCTCAATTTCACTTTTATTGTCAACAGTGTGGAAGCCGAATTCGCCTTTGCCCGCTTCGCCCGTCCTCTGGTGCAGTATCTCCAGAGCCTGGGGGTGCCGGCCGGGCTGGCCGGGCGCAACGATGTGGTCATCCAGGGCAAGAAGATTTCGGGCAATGCCGCCTGCCACCACCGCGGCCGCCTGCTGCACCACGGCACCATCATGTTTGACGTGGAGCTGGACGACCTGGTGCAGTCCCTGCAGGTGGATCCGGAAAAGATCAGCAGCAAGGGCGTGGATTCGGTGCGCAGCCGGGTGACCAACATCAAGCCCTACCTACCGCCCGGCATGACCCTGGAGCAGTTTCGGGAGGGCCTGCGGGCGCGGGTGGAAGAGGAGTACGGCGGCCTGGTTCTCTACCGCCTGGAGGCGGCCGAGTTGGCGGCGGTGGAAAAGCTGGCCCGGGAGAAGTATGCCAGTCCGGCCTGGGTGTACGGCCAGTCCCCGGTTTACAACGTGCGTCAAAGCCACCGCTTCCCCTGGGGACAGCTGGACCTGCGCCTGCAGGTGGAGGAGGGCGTGATCAAACAGTGTCGCATCTTTGGCGACTTTTTCGCCCGGCAGGATTTGGCTCCCCTGGAAGAGTGGTTTGCCGGCCGGCCCTTTGACCGGCCCGCCCTGGAAGCGGCGCTGGACGAGACCTGGGTGTGCTCCTTCCTGCCCGAGCTGGGCCGGGAGGAACTGCTGGATGTGCTGTTTGCCTGA
- a CDS encoding Uma2 family endonuclease codes for MFTPGASPGMGQTGCYTYADYLALDDGKRYEIIEGVLLLTPAPGIVHQHVVAKLAAALAHYVEQNDLGIVLPAPLDMVLDEHLVLQPDLSFVSRSRYRIITASCLRGAPDLVIEVLSPSSQLRDRVQKSKIYHQYGVKEYWLVDPLAQTVEILSAGDQGWLLAGACGPEDTLHSPLLPGLALALTAVFTLPDSLQLGE; via the coding sequence GTGTTCACACCGGGTGCTTCACCAGGTATGGGCCAAACAGGCTGTTACACCTATGCCGATTATTTGGCTCTGGATGACGGTAAGCGGTATGAAATAATTGAGGGGGTGCTGCTTTTGACGCCGGCACCGGGCATTGTGCACCAGCATGTGGTGGCCAAACTGGCCGCTGCGCTGGCTCACTATGTAGAACAAAACGATCTGGGCATTGTGCTGCCCGCCCCTCTGGATATGGTGCTGGATGAGCATCTGGTTTTGCAGCCCGATCTCAGCTTTGTTTCCCGTTCCCGGTACCGGATTATTACGGCGTCATGTTTGCGGGGCGCTCCCGATCTGGTTATCGAAGTGCTTTCCCCTTCCTCCCAGTTGCGCGACCGGGTCCAGAAAAGTAAAATCTATCACCAGTATGGTGTAAAAGAATACTGGTTGGTCGATCCGCTGGCTCAAACGGTGGAAATACTCAGTGCGGGGGACCAGGGCTGGCTGCTGGCTGGAGCCTGCGGGCCGGAAGACACTCTGCACTCACCGCTTTTGCCCGGACTGGCCCTGGCTCTGACTGCGGTGTTTACTCTGCCGGACAGCCTGCAACTGGGCGAGTGA